In Lycium ferocissimum isolate CSIRO_LF1 chromosome 7, AGI_CSIRO_Lferr_CH_V1, whole genome shotgun sequence, the sequence TATATATATTGGACTCCATACAAACAATAAAGCACCTTCACTTTGCAAACAGAAACATATAAACATTGACCAGCCAAGGTGATCTAGTCTCAAAGATGTCgtggaaagaagaagaaaatgcgGGCGAGCTGAAGATTGGTGATGAGTTTTTAAAGGCCAAATGTCTAATGAATTGTGAAGTAGCATTGATTCTTGAACACAAATATAAGCAGATGTGTGATGATCCAACCAATCAAGTTTCGCAGGTATTTGAAAAGTCACTGCAATATGTGAAGTGTTTCAGTCAGTACAAGAAACGTCATAGTGTTAGACAAGCTCGAGAGATACTTAGTAGGTATCAACTTGATGAATTCGAGCTCTGTGTTGTGGGGAATCTTTGCCCAGAAACAGTTGAGGAAGGTATTGCTACGGTCCCATCAATCAAGAATAGACTTGACGAGGAATCAATTCAAGAAATACTAACAGACCTTTCTTTAATAAAGAAATTCGAGTAGTCTCACCATTGTACTTGTCTGGCAAGAATAGAGCCATGTAATGCAAATTGCACTCTAGCATTCTGTTGAAAACTTTAGTTGTTGAATTAATGGAAATCTCTCTTTCAAAAAAAGCAAAATCTTTTCCTATCTTAATATAGTTATTGATTTTGTTCGATCTGATGTTAGAAATTTTATTTGTGTAGGTACTAGAAATAGCACCATTATATTAATTCATAGAACGATAGAACCATATGCTTTCTGAAAAGACCAATTTCCGTTTTGAAAAATGGAAAGTGATTATgtcttatgtaattttttggcGATCAGACGCATATTTAATCTATTGCTTTTAACTAATTAAGGGTGCAAATTTCACACGCATCACTAGCTTTTTTACAATCAACAAAAGGGGGATAACTTCCAAAAGTAGGTGTTATTCCGATTTAAGTGACTATAGGACAAATTGGAAAAAGGAATACAAGTTAGGGCAAACTGAATACTTACTTCTTGCAAATTTTGGTGTAAATAAATGATTATATTATGAATTAACGGCAGAATCTTACCACTCTCTCCATCCCTTTTTAGTtgttataattataaaaaatatttggaacATATACTTGTCAatttagaaaatcaaaatataattaactTTTTCCCATATTATTCTCAATAACAATAGTTCTTGAAAGCAAACAATATTGATTACATAGCATAGAGGCAGGGGCTGATCTACAATAGCAGATTAACTATTTCTAACTTCGAAGACCTTGTTATTAGattgaaaaatttattaaatatataactatatatagaTGGGAACCTAGTAATAAACTGGATGCTTGGTTCCGTGgcaaagaaaggactagccgaATCGCTTGGGAACCCATTAACTTAAAATCCCGAATTCGCCTCTGCATAGAGGAACATAATAGAGTGCAAATTTATTACGGAGAGATTAGGATAATTTAGTAAAGAAAtactttttatttatgatttttttaagggaagcgtaagagaaaaacaagacaattaaaaaaagggacaaaagGAGTACTCATTGTTCTGTTATACATGACAATGTTATTATTTGGAGAGTTCTAGAATTATTTTGGAATTTTGTGGCCGAACATGACTTTCGGAATTCAACTCCGGAAAAAGTAACAAAATATTCATGATAAGGAgacatattttgtttgtgattTCCcaagttattttattttgttttccgaattagaaaaaaaaaaaaaactaatatgGAAATATATTTCTAAGCACTGATACACTAACCTGGTTGGAATTAGGAGTCTGAAGGGTATGGAAACACATTTTCTATGCACTAATGCACATTTACAAATAATCTGTTTTTATGTTGGGTCTGCAATTTATGTCAATAACAAAAATAGAATGCATAAATTAACTATtctttttgtattaaaaaaatggGGCTAATTTCAGAGTTTATAATGAAATTAGGTTACATCAGTGAAACTTTTGTTATGTAAGCTCAAATTCAAAGGTAGAACTACATAATTACGTGATTCATTATTTTATGGCTTGGAAATTCCAAAAACTAATCCTT encodes:
- the LOC132064770 gene encoding DNA-directed RNA polymerase II subunit 4-like, whose protein sequence is MSWKEEENAGELKIGDEFLKAKCLMNCEVALILEHKYKQMCDDPTNQVSQVFEKSLQYVKCFSQYKKRHSVRQAREILSRYQLDEFELCVVGNLCPETVEEGIATVPSIKNRLDEESIQEILTDLSLIKKFE